In one window of Drosophila ananassae strain 14024-0371.13 chromosome XR, ASM1763931v2, whole genome shotgun sequence DNA:
- the LOC6504523 gene encoding uncharacterized protein LOC6504523 isoform X1, whose amino-acid sequence MKTRQLTATTSTASFRAKQKDAGKMPGGGGGGGGGGILCERERKHEAAMREREEQLKREKAATAAAAAAAQRVRQHRKIAGMLEKDQPPKSRITHPREKYDPGGFRAQGKGGVGVHGGFQAGRVPGGAGHGGSFQAAGVQGGFHAASHAKIVQAECAQGRGQGSAFKGGGLYGGAVHEAGHQRGGLQGGGVHGGGAMGRGGQGPPPRGFQGGGAQGPGSKGVTTPQEPPELEESKGEKAEDPPIAPEEHEEDPVPPEGPPPTYQPEHDPPNPNPDDADDCEFRAERLRAQLEDLAQLSEQDFEQGFRKWLDQEGIAREMHSHLRVELINCFNNTALGQLLNKAAGLQVAQSHALLLSPLALSLHTLVAEFLHSQNCHFTLSVFCSEMPHRHTLPDFESRPEFTFKPAELQQVMMAVMGGQDTPLDLELNRLVEEHYSEDLSGQTQSLLMALMRSLVEMRKEATKESPVPVPVPEEPVPGVILATSSCQTEPSTILEVHPEVDTSRLFQADEHELFVGADGRSVFVGPRVSQALHAVELQLGLLMRHLRHLAKSCAPPVEVISHNAFEHLLQRELRERERLTRAGESFNPAELVIKLPPPPPDEKATKSHENVVLSDLGPISLPVEDVSLPRLPVLHPEQLSSMAVVRQSLDQLQKKASQPQIRMYVSVERMEALVGEICGCVQLMGNILNLSMEQEHAVGRHKGFKIGYHEGFAHGHFMGVQEGQKQEQHENAQKMQMEREKDKAQEKEKVKEKQKEKKDPVREMRDFSQQKDTPGRSVATQTSKRKAQSKSANIQTDGKAYQDACNQASCKEVYIDPHQKSYEQWIDEMLNSASGQIFLERVELSLNKALELQKDRLDELYQVKLRHQAEMLRLSRRQSSWRTLCKRVERDSHSSAEARDLVQKIFRLLEHYESHHQILSEKIHQTELAAEQATRILPMWSDHNHESFGNWNSVMSSSLVSSSGVSTPCRPTDRPSNRSFAPKTPMEAAVTPHVRHPYGDPGYPAVGYPYQVVEVTASRPGGCMPVESRYPANPALMQGPAVNGAQGLGLPALEGVPAIGGPSGNTGSPEGHHLPIVEGPGSPENAQGPRTEQVPADPVASPPTNGNQRTQETARSLHHAVPGRPAMQNAATNTTPPPPTTSTRSSQAPSFEEALQSAKNRMLQLEQESDLLEKSFLSYLEKTKSKSQTPPKSSPQKPRRETEEKDSRRRIRSSCQREREQINRSLDHYRDWQRKVRREDAISVAQLEELQRDRILPRMVESKRSSPLWLSEPEDCQQDKYPFTNAIAEAREKLLGEIGHDKRVDPVLPAQDQVETDKQEDWLAPPAPIEIPVLPRLPPVLPFKPSEQLDPLLQLNELDHSRSSRSSGELSLLFRRAKEALGLTSEPNPLLDSSTDSSSFELADGTAPSVSAAPFLRSSPKQKLQRSMAKMQLLFGGSGIDKDSISVPLTSKVRPVSAPTPSSVLRESLLLVPPAPPRPQTAPITAPAMASLPGVTSLPSVSPLPGVASLPGLASLPSAVSLPGGASLPSVASLAGIPPLPAGPPLSAIPTLPGKVPPPIPLPPALHLDISTSSSTPSSFASKSPALVFQDLVADAVIGPDTTPEVSFSQEFWKRVNL is encoded by the exons atgaaaacacgTCAGTTGACGGCCACGACGAGCACAGCATCCTTTCGGGCCAAGCAGAAGGATGCCGGCAAGATGCcaggcggtggcggcggcggcggcggaggagggATACTCTGCGAGAGGGAGAGGAAGCACGAGGCGGCCATGCGGGAGCGGGAGGAGCAACTGAAGCGGGAGAAGGCGGCCacagcggcggcagcagcggcggctcaGCGGGTGCGGCAGCATCGCAAGATCGCTGGAATGCTGGAGAAGGACCAGCCACCGAAGAGCAGGATCACGCATCCCAGAGAGAAGTACGATCCGGGGGGATTTCGAGCGCAAGGCAAGGGTGGAGTTGGAGTTCATGGCGGATTCCAAGCTGGAAGAGTTCCAGGAGGAGCAGGGCATGGAGGAAGCTTTCAAGCGGCAGGAGTGCAGGGAGGATTTCACGCAGCGAGTCATGCCAAAATAGTTCAAGCAGAGTGTGCCCAAGGAAGAGGTCAGGGATCAGCATTTAAAGGAGGAGGACTTTACGGCGGAGCAGTTCACGAAGCAGGACATCAAAGGGGAGGACTTCAAGGAGGAGGAGTTCACGGCGGAGGAGCTATGGGAAGAGGAGGCCAAGGACCTCCACCAAGGGGATTTCAAGGCGGAGGAGCGCAAGGACCAGGGAGTAAGGGAGTAACCACTCCTCAAGAGCCCCCAGAACTGGAAGAATCCAAGGGTGAGAAAGCAGAGGACCCCCCTATAGCGCCAGAGGAGCATGAGGAAGATCCTGTCCCGCCCGAAGGACCACCTCCAACCTACCAACCCGAGCATGATCCCCCAAATCCCAATCCCGACGACGCCGACGACTGCGAGTTCCGAGCGGAACGCCTCAGGGCCCAACTCGAGGATCTGGCCCAGCTCTCCGAGCAGGACTTCGAGCAGGGATTCCGCAAGTGGCTCGATCAGGAGGGCATTGCCCGCGAGATGCACTCCCACCTCCGCGTGGAGCTCATCAACTGCTTCAACAACACCGCCCTTGGGCAGCTCCTCAACAAGGCCGCCGGCCTCCAGGTGGCCCAATCCCACGCCCTGCTCCTCTCGCCCCTGGCCCTGTCCCTGCACACGCTGGTGGCCGAGTTCCTGCACTCCCAGAACTGTCACTTCACCCTCTCCGTGTTCTGCAGCGAGATGCCCCACCGCCACACTCTGCCGGACTTCGAGAGTCGTCCGGAGTTCACGTTCAAGCCCGCGGAGCTCCAGCAAGTGATGATGGCGGTGATGGGCGGCCAGGACACGCCGCTGGACCTGGAGCTGAACCGGCTGGTGGAGGAGCACTACAGCGAGGATCTGTCGGGACAAACACAGAGCCTACTCATGGCTCTGATGAGGTCTCTGGTGGAGATGCGAAAGGAGGCGACCAAGGAGAgcccagttccagttccagtgCCAGAGGAGCCAGTGCCTGGCGTTATCCTCGCCACATCCTCCTGTCAGACGGAACCCTCAACCATCCTAGAGGTCCATCCCGAGGTGGACACCAGTCGCCTCTTCCAGGCGGACGAACACGAGCTCTTTGTGGGCGCCGACGGGAGGAGTGTCTTTGTGGGACCTCGGGTCTCCCAAGCCCTGCACGCCGTGGAGCTCCAGTTGGGTCTGCTGATGCGCCACCTCCGCCACCTGGCCAAGTCCTGCGCCCCGCCCGTCGAGGTGATCTCGCACAACGCCTTCGAGCACCTCCTGCAGCGTGAGCTCCGGGAACGGGAGCGACTGACGCGCGCCGGCGAGTCCTTTAATCCTGCCGAGCTGGTCATCAAGctgccgccaccaccacccgaCGAGAAGGCAACCAAAAGCCACGAGAATGTGGTGCTCTCCGATCTGGGGCCCATCAGTCTGCCCGTCGAGGATGTTTCGCTTCCGCGACTGCCTGTCCTTCATCCGGAGCAGCTGTCCAGCATGGCCGTCGTCCGGCAGTCGCTGGATCAGCTCCAGAAGAAGGCCAGCCAGCCGCAGATCCGGATGTACGTGTCCGTGGAACGAATGGAGGCGCTGGTGGGCGAGATCTGTGGCTGTGTCCAGTTGATGGGCAATATCCTGAACCTCTCCATGGAGCAGGAGCATGCGGTGGGCAGGCACAAGGGCTTTAAGATTGGCTACCACGAGGGATTCGCCCACGGGCACTTCATGGGCGTCCAGGAGGGGcagaagcaggagcagcaCGAGAATGCCCAGAAGATGCAGATGGAAAGGGAGAAGGACAAAGCGCAGGAGAAAGAAAAGGTCAAAGAGaagcagaaggagaagaaggACCCGGTCCGGGAGATGAGGGACTTCTCCCAGCAAAAGGACACGCCGGGCAGGAGTGTGGCCACCCAAACCTCCAAGAGGAAGGCTCAGTCCAAGAGCGCCAACATCCAAACGGATGGGAAGGCCTACCAGGACGCCTGCAACCAAGCCAGCTGCAAGGAGGTGTACATCGATCCTCACCAGAAATCCTACGAGCAGTGGATCGACGAAATGCTGAACAGCGCCAGTGGCCAGATATTCCTTGAGAGGGTGGAGTTGTCCTTGAACAAGGCCCTGGAGCTACAAAAGGATAGGCTGGACGAGCTCTACCAGGTGAAGTTGCGCCACCAGGCGGAGATGTTGAGGCTCAGCAGGCGCCAGAGTTCCTGGAGG ACTCTTTGCAAGCGCGTGGAACGCGACTCGCACTCCTCGGCCGAAGCCAGGGATCTTGTCCAGAAGATCTTCCGCCTGCTGGAGCACTACGAGTCCCACCATCAGATCCTCTCCGAGAAGATCCATCAGACGGAGCTGGCCGCCGAGCAGGCCACTCGCATCCTGCCCATGTGGAGCGACCACAACCACGAGAGCTTCGGCAACTGGAACTCCGTGATGTCCTCCAGCTTAGTGTCCTCCAGTGGTGTCTCCACTCCTTGCCGTCCCACCGATCGTCCTTCCAACCGGAGTTTCGCTCCGAAAACTCCCATGGAAGCTGCAGTGACGCCGCACGTCCGTCATCCCTACGGCGATCCTGGATATCCTGCTGTGGGCTATCCCTACCAAGTGGTGGAGGTGACTGCATCGCGTCCTGGCGGCTGTATGCCTGTAGAGTCTCGTTATCCTGCCAATCCTGCTCTTATGCAAGGTCCTGCGGTGAATGGAGCTCAAGGACTAGGTCTGCCGGCCTTGGAGGGCGTGCCAGCTATAGGAGGTCCTTCAGGTAACACAGGAAGTCCTGAAGGCCACCACCTACCCATAGTAGAAGGTCCTGGAAGTCCTGAAAATGCACAAGGACCTCGTACCGAACAAGTTCCTG CAGATCCTGTGGCCTCTCCTCCTACAAATGGCAACCAAAGGACCCAAGAAACTGCCAGATCCTTGCACCATGCTGTTCCTGGCAGACCTGCCATGCAGAATGCGGCCACCAATACCACGCCACCGCCCCCCACCACCTCCACTCGATCCTCTCAAGCCCCCAGCTTCGAGGAGGCTCTCCAAAGCGCCAA AAATCGTATGCTGCAGTTGGAACAGGAGAGCGATCTCCTCGAGAAGAGCTTCCTCAGCTATTTGGAGAAGACCAAGTCCAAGTCCCAAACGCCGCCAAAGTCCAGTCCCCAGAAACCCCGTCGGGAAACCGAGGAGAAGGACTCGCGTCGCAGGATCCGCTCCAGTTGCCAGAGGGAGCGGGAGCAGATAAATCGATCCTTGGACCATTACCGGGACTGGCAGCGGAAGGTGCGGCGGGAGGATGCCATCAGTGTGGcgcagctggaggagctgcagaGGGATCGCATCCTGCCCAGGATGGTGGAGTCGAAGCGCTCCTCGCCGCTGTGGCTGTCGGAACCGGAGGACTGCCAGCAGGACAAGTATCCTTTTACGAATGCCATTGCCGAGGCGCGGGAGAAGCTGCTGGGCGAGATCGGACACGACAAGCGGGTGGATCCAGTGCTTCCCGCGCAGGATCAGGTGGAGACGGACAAGCAGGAGGATTGGCTGGCCCCGCCAGCTCCAATCGAGATCCCAGTATTGCCAAGATTGCCTCCAGTACTGCCCTTCAAGCCGTCGGAGCAGCTGGATCCTCTCCTCCAGCTCAATGAACTGGACCACTCCAggagcagccgcagcagcggGGAACTGAGCCTGCTCTTCCGTCGCGCCAAGGAGGCTCTCGGCCTGACCTCCGAACCCAATCCCCTCCTGGACTCGAGCACCGACAGTTCCAGTTTTGAGTTGGCTGATGGAACGGCTCCTTCGGTTTCGGCTGCTCCGTTTCTGCGGAGCTCCCCCAAACAGAAATTGCAACGTTCCATGGCCAAGATGCAGTTGCTCTTCGGTGGCTCGGGAATCGACAAGGATTCGATTTCTGTGCCACTAACGAGTAAAGTGCGTCCTGTGAGTGCTCCCACACCGAGTTCGGTATTGAGGGAGAGTCTCCTTCTGgttcctcctgctcctccgcGTCCTCAAACTGCTCCTATTACTGCTCCGGCCATGGCTTCTCTTCCTGGTGTGACTTCACTTCCTAGTGTGTCTCCTCTGCCTGGCGTGGCATCTCTTCCTGGGTTGGCTTCTCTTCCTAGTGCAGTCTCCCTACCTGGTGGGGCCTCCCTTCCCAGTGTGGCTTCTCTAGCTGGCATTCCTCCTCTCCCGGCAGGTCCTCCTCTGTCCGCCATTCCAACTCTGCCAGGGAAGGTGCCTCCACCCATTCCACTTCCTCCTGCCCTCCACCTGGACATCTCCACCTCCAGCTCCACGCCGAGCAGTTTCGCCAGCAAATCGCCAGCCCTTGTGTTCCAGGACCTAGTGGCGGATGCCGTAATCGGTCCGGATACCACGCCGGAGGTGTCCTTCAGCCAGGAGTTCTGGAAGCGCGTCaatctgtaa
- the LOC6504523 gene encoding uncharacterized protein LOC6504523 isoform X2 yields MKTRQLTATTSTASFRAKQKDAGKMPGGGGGGGGGGILCERERKHEAAMREREEQLKREKAATAAAAAAAQRVRQHRKIAGMLEKDQPPKSRITHPREKYDPGGFRAQGKGGVGVHGGFQAGRVPGGAGHGGSFQAAGVQGGFHAASHAKIVQAECAQGRGQGSAFKGGGLYGGAVHEAGHQRGGLQGGGVHGGGAMGRGGQGPPPRGFQGGGAQGPGSKGVTTPQEPPELEESKGEKAEDPPIAPEEHEEDPVPPEGPPPTYQPEHDPPNPNPDDADDCEFRAERLRAQLEDLAQLSEQDFEQGFRKWLDQEGIAREMHSHLRVELINCFNNTALGQLLNKAAGLQVAQSHALLLSPLALSLHTLVAEFLHSQNCHFTLSVFCSEMPHRHTLPDFESRPEFTFKPAELQQVMMAVMGGQDTPLDLELNRLVEEHYSEDLSGQTQSLLMALMRSLVEMRKEATKESPVPVPVPEEPVPGVILATSSCQTEPSTILEVHPEVDTSRLFQADEHELFVGADGRSVFVGPRVSQALHAVELQLGLLMRHLRHLAKSCAPPVEVISHNAFEHLLQRELRERERLTRAGESFNPAELVIKLPPPPPDEKATKSHENVVLSDLGPISLPVEDVSLPRLPVLHPEQLSSMAVVRQSLDQLQKKASQPQIRMYVSVERMEALVGEICGCVQLMGNILNLSMEQEHAVGRHKGFKIGYHEGFAHGHFMGVQEGQKQEQHENAQKMQMEREKDKAQEKEKVKEKQKEKKDPVREMRDFSQQKDTPGRSVATQTSKRKAQSKSANIQTDGKAYQDACNQASCKEVYIDPHQKSYEQWIDEMLNSASGQIFLERVELSLNKALELQKDRLDELYQVKLRHQAEMLRLSRRQSSWRTLCKRVERDSHSSAEARDLVQKIFRLLEHYESHHQILSEKIHQTELAAEQATRILPMWSDHNHESFGNWNSVMSSSLVSSSGVSTPCRPTDRPSNRSFAPKTPMEAAVTPHVRHPYGDPGYPAVGYPYQVVEVTASRPGGCMPVESRYPANPALMQGPAVNGAQGLGLPALEGVPAIGGPSGNTGSPEGHHLPIVEGPGSPENAQGPRTEQVPDPVASPPTNGNQRTQETARSLHHAVPGRPAMQNAATNTTPPPPTTSTRSSQAPSFEEALQSAKNRMLQLEQESDLLEKSFLSYLEKTKSKSQTPPKSSPQKPRRETEEKDSRRRIRSSCQREREQINRSLDHYRDWQRKVRREDAISVAQLEELQRDRILPRMVESKRSSPLWLSEPEDCQQDKYPFTNAIAEAREKLLGEIGHDKRVDPVLPAQDQVETDKQEDWLAPPAPIEIPVLPRLPPVLPFKPSEQLDPLLQLNELDHSRSSRSSGELSLLFRRAKEALGLTSEPNPLLDSSTDSSSFELADGTAPSVSAAPFLRSSPKQKLQRSMAKMQLLFGGSGIDKDSISVPLTSKVRPVSAPTPSSVLRESLLLVPPAPPRPQTAPITAPAMASLPGVTSLPSVSPLPGVASLPGLASLPSAVSLPGGASLPSVASLAGIPPLPAGPPLSAIPTLPGKVPPPIPLPPALHLDISTSSSTPSSFASKSPALVFQDLVADAVIGPDTTPEVSFSQEFWKRVNL; encoded by the exons atgaaaacacgTCAGTTGACGGCCACGACGAGCACAGCATCCTTTCGGGCCAAGCAGAAGGATGCCGGCAAGATGCcaggcggtggcggcggcggcggcggaggagggATACTCTGCGAGAGGGAGAGGAAGCACGAGGCGGCCATGCGGGAGCGGGAGGAGCAACTGAAGCGGGAGAAGGCGGCCacagcggcggcagcagcggcggctcaGCGGGTGCGGCAGCATCGCAAGATCGCTGGAATGCTGGAGAAGGACCAGCCACCGAAGAGCAGGATCACGCATCCCAGAGAGAAGTACGATCCGGGGGGATTTCGAGCGCAAGGCAAGGGTGGAGTTGGAGTTCATGGCGGATTCCAAGCTGGAAGAGTTCCAGGAGGAGCAGGGCATGGAGGAAGCTTTCAAGCGGCAGGAGTGCAGGGAGGATTTCACGCAGCGAGTCATGCCAAAATAGTTCAAGCAGAGTGTGCCCAAGGAAGAGGTCAGGGATCAGCATTTAAAGGAGGAGGACTTTACGGCGGAGCAGTTCACGAAGCAGGACATCAAAGGGGAGGACTTCAAGGAGGAGGAGTTCACGGCGGAGGAGCTATGGGAAGAGGAGGCCAAGGACCTCCACCAAGGGGATTTCAAGGCGGAGGAGCGCAAGGACCAGGGAGTAAGGGAGTAACCACTCCTCAAGAGCCCCCAGAACTGGAAGAATCCAAGGGTGAGAAAGCAGAGGACCCCCCTATAGCGCCAGAGGAGCATGAGGAAGATCCTGTCCCGCCCGAAGGACCACCTCCAACCTACCAACCCGAGCATGATCCCCCAAATCCCAATCCCGACGACGCCGACGACTGCGAGTTCCGAGCGGAACGCCTCAGGGCCCAACTCGAGGATCTGGCCCAGCTCTCCGAGCAGGACTTCGAGCAGGGATTCCGCAAGTGGCTCGATCAGGAGGGCATTGCCCGCGAGATGCACTCCCACCTCCGCGTGGAGCTCATCAACTGCTTCAACAACACCGCCCTTGGGCAGCTCCTCAACAAGGCCGCCGGCCTCCAGGTGGCCCAATCCCACGCCCTGCTCCTCTCGCCCCTGGCCCTGTCCCTGCACACGCTGGTGGCCGAGTTCCTGCACTCCCAGAACTGTCACTTCACCCTCTCCGTGTTCTGCAGCGAGATGCCCCACCGCCACACTCTGCCGGACTTCGAGAGTCGTCCGGAGTTCACGTTCAAGCCCGCGGAGCTCCAGCAAGTGATGATGGCGGTGATGGGCGGCCAGGACACGCCGCTGGACCTGGAGCTGAACCGGCTGGTGGAGGAGCACTACAGCGAGGATCTGTCGGGACAAACACAGAGCCTACTCATGGCTCTGATGAGGTCTCTGGTGGAGATGCGAAAGGAGGCGACCAAGGAGAgcccagttccagttccagtgCCAGAGGAGCCAGTGCCTGGCGTTATCCTCGCCACATCCTCCTGTCAGACGGAACCCTCAACCATCCTAGAGGTCCATCCCGAGGTGGACACCAGTCGCCTCTTCCAGGCGGACGAACACGAGCTCTTTGTGGGCGCCGACGGGAGGAGTGTCTTTGTGGGACCTCGGGTCTCCCAAGCCCTGCACGCCGTGGAGCTCCAGTTGGGTCTGCTGATGCGCCACCTCCGCCACCTGGCCAAGTCCTGCGCCCCGCCCGTCGAGGTGATCTCGCACAACGCCTTCGAGCACCTCCTGCAGCGTGAGCTCCGGGAACGGGAGCGACTGACGCGCGCCGGCGAGTCCTTTAATCCTGCCGAGCTGGTCATCAAGctgccgccaccaccacccgaCGAGAAGGCAACCAAAAGCCACGAGAATGTGGTGCTCTCCGATCTGGGGCCCATCAGTCTGCCCGTCGAGGATGTTTCGCTTCCGCGACTGCCTGTCCTTCATCCGGAGCAGCTGTCCAGCATGGCCGTCGTCCGGCAGTCGCTGGATCAGCTCCAGAAGAAGGCCAGCCAGCCGCAGATCCGGATGTACGTGTCCGTGGAACGAATGGAGGCGCTGGTGGGCGAGATCTGTGGCTGTGTCCAGTTGATGGGCAATATCCTGAACCTCTCCATGGAGCAGGAGCATGCGGTGGGCAGGCACAAGGGCTTTAAGATTGGCTACCACGAGGGATTCGCCCACGGGCACTTCATGGGCGTCCAGGAGGGGcagaagcaggagcagcaCGAGAATGCCCAGAAGATGCAGATGGAAAGGGAGAAGGACAAAGCGCAGGAGAAAGAAAAGGTCAAAGAGaagcagaaggagaagaaggACCCGGTCCGGGAGATGAGGGACTTCTCCCAGCAAAAGGACACGCCGGGCAGGAGTGTGGCCACCCAAACCTCCAAGAGGAAGGCTCAGTCCAAGAGCGCCAACATCCAAACGGATGGGAAGGCCTACCAGGACGCCTGCAACCAAGCCAGCTGCAAGGAGGTGTACATCGATCCTCACCAGAAATCCTACGAGCAGTGGATCGACGAAATGCTGAACAGCGCCAGTGGCCAGATATTCCTTGAGAGGGTGGAGTTGTCCTTGAACAAGGCCCTGGAGCTACAAAAGGATAGGCTGGACGAGCTCTACCAGGTGAAGTTGCGCCACCAGGCGGAGATGTTGAGGCTCAGCAGGCGCCAGAGTTCCTGGAGG ACTCTTTGCAAGCGCGTGGAACGCGACTCGCACTCCTCGGCCGAAGCCAGGGATCTTGTCCAGAAGATCTTCCGCCTGCTGGAGCACTACGAGTCCCACCATCAGATCCTCTCCGAGAAGATCCATCAGACGGAGCTGGCCGCCGAGCAGGCCACTCGCATCCTGCCCATGTGGAGCGACCACAACCACGAGAGCTTCGGCAACTGGAACTCCGTGATGTCCTCCAGCTTAGTGTCCTCCAGTGGTGTCTCCACTCCTTGCCGTCCCACCGATCGTCCTTCCAACCGGAGTTTCGCTCCGAAAACTCCCATGGAAGCTGCAGTGACGCCGCACGTCCGTCATCCCTACGGCGATCCTGGATATCCTGCTGTGGGCTATCCCTACCAAGTGGTGGAGGTGACTGCATCGCGTCCTGGCGGCTGTATGCCTGTAGAGTCTCGTTATCCTGCCAATCCTGCTCTTATGCAAGGTCCTGCGGTGAATGGAGCTCAAGGACTAGGTCTGCCGGCCTTGGAGGGCGTGCCAGCTATAGGAGGTCCTTCAGGTAACACAGGAAGTCCTGAAGGCCACCACCTACCCATAGTAGAAGGTCCTGGAAGTCCTGAAAATGCACAAGGACCTCGTACCGAACAAGTTCCTG ATCCTGTGGCCTCTCCTCCTACAAATGGCAACCAAAGGACCCAAGAAACTGCCAGATCCTTGCACCATGCTGTTCCTGGCAGACCTGCCATGCAGAATGCGGCCACCAATACCACGCCACCGCCCCCCACCACCTCCACTCGATCCTCTCAAGCCCCCAGCTTCGAGGAGGCTCTCCAAAGCGCCAA AAATCGTATGCTGCAGTTGGAACAGGAGAGCGATCTCCTCGAGAAGAGCTTCCTCAGCTATTTGGAGAAGACCAAGTCCAAGTCCCAAACGCCGCCAAAGTCCAGTCCCCAGAAACCCCGTCGGGAAACCGAGGAGAAGGACTCGCGTCGCAGGATCCGCTCCAGTTGCCAGAGGGAGCGGGAGCAGATAAATCGATCCTTGGACCATTACCGGGACTGGCAGCGGAAGGTGCGGCGGGAGGATGCCATCAGTGTGGcgcagctggaggagctgcagaGGGATCGCATCCTGCCCAGGATGGTGGAGTCGAAGCGCTCCTCGCCGCTGTGGCTGTCGGAACCGGAGGACTGCCAGCAGGACAAGTATCCTTTTACGAATGCCATTGCCGAGGCGCGGGAGAAGCTGCTGGGCGAGATCGGACACGACAAGCGGGTGGATCCAGTGCTTCCCGCGCAGGATCAGGTGGAGACGGACAAGCAGGAGGATTGGCTGGCCCCGCCAGCTCCAATCGAGATCCCAGTATTGCCAAGATTGCCTCCAGTACTGCCCTTCAAGCCGTCGGAGCAGCTGGATCCTCTCCTCCAGCTCAATGAACTGGACCACTCCAggagcagccgcagcagcggGGAACTGAGCCTGCTCTTCCGTCGCGCCAAGGAGGCTCTCGGCCTGACCTCCGAACCCAATCCCCTCCTGGACTCGAGCACCGACAGTTCCAGTTTTGAGTTGGCTGATGGAACGGCTCCTTCGGTTTCGGCTGCTCCGTTTCTGCGGAGCTCCCCCAAACAGAAATTGCAACGTTCCATGGCCAAGATGCAGTTGCTCTTCGGTGGCTCGGGAATCGACAAGGATTCGATTTCTGTGCCACTAACGAGTAAAGTGCGTCCTGTGAGTGCTCCCACACCGAGTTCGGTATTGAGGGAGAGTCTCCTTCTGgttcctcctgctcctccgcGTCCTCAAACTGCTCCTATTACTGCTCCGGCCATGGCTTCTCTTCCTGGTGTGACTTCACTTCCTAGTGTGTCTCCTCTGCCTGGCGTGGCATCTCTTCCTGGGTTGGCTTCTCTTCCTAGTGCAGTCTCCCTACCTGGTGGGGCCTCCCTTCCCAGTGTGGCTTCTCTAGCTGGCATTCCTCCTCTCCCGGCAGGTCCTCCTCTGTCCGCCATTCCAACTCTGCCAGGGAAGGTGCCTCCACCCATTCCACTTCCTCCTGCCCTCCACCTGGACATCTCCACCTCCAGCTCCACGCCGAGCAGTTTCGCCAGCAAATCGCCAGCCCTTGTGTTCCAGGACCTAGTGGCGGATGCCGTAATCGGTCCGGATACCACGCCGGAGGTGTCCTTCAGCCAGGAGTTCTGGAAGCGCGTCaatctgtaa